One window of the Glycocaulis alkaliphilus genome contains the following:
- a CDS encoding trypsin-like peptidase domain-containing protein gives MPYSTTRALIASALLAALLAVAQLNAGWRPGQAAAPAAETQVPGSAPFEGGEAVIRSVVTVYAERSVSQPVMVMNEAGEEGARNSAEDQTGWSWRSGSGFAVAEGGYVLTNFHVVSGARRIEARLANGRRVGAELIGADPLTDLALLRVQADLPALEWGDDVALRLGAPVLAVGSPLDFHLSVSSGVVGGFARAYDGADPVGYIQHDAALNPGNSGGPLLDRHGRVVGVNTAIPQEAFFNVGISLAIPSGIAREVAETLMERGQLERGYLGLTVRALHGPLASAMGRQSGEGVLIEAVDPDSAAAGAGIRAGQTLLAVNGIDLSTPRDLARALLLARPGERAALSLHDGQARYRVEVWLDRRPDNQDLAASRDLGFEPVSRRGYGISFAASEGAGVQVASVVPGSPAAQAGLREGDAVLAIGATDITDAGEAQVRLMLARRQVALRVLRGGDDVPRYIALALDEGATAHAPDHAAFADASGGPF, from the coding sequence ATGCCTTATTCCACCACGCGCGCCCTGATCGCCTCCGCGCTCCTTGCGGCCCTGCTGGCGGTTGCCCAGCTGAACGCAGGCTGGCGGCCCGGCCAGGCAGCAGCGCCCGCAGCGGAGACGCAAGTACCGGGTTCTGCGCCGTTTGAAGGCGGCGAAGCCGTCATCCGCTCCGTGGTCACCGTGTATGCCGAGCGTTCGGTCAGCCAGCCCGTCATGGTGATGAACGAGGCCGGGGAAGAGGGCGCGCGCAATAGCGCAGAAGACCAGACCGGCTGGTCCTGGCGTTCCGGCTCCGGATTTGCGGTTGCCGAGGGCGGCTATGTGCTGACCAATTTCCATGTCGTGTCCGGCGCGCGCCGGATCGAGGCACGCCTTGCCAATGGGCGGCGGGTGGGCGCTGAACTGATTGGCGCCGATCCGCTGACCGATCTGGCCCTGTTGCGGGTGCAGGCAGACTTGCCAGCGCTGGAGTGGGGCGATGATGTCGCGTTGCGTCTTGGTGCGCCGGTTCTGGCCGTGGGTTCGCCCCTGGACTTTCACCTGTCGGTGAGTTCCGGCGTCGTGGGCGGTTTTGCGCGCGCTTATGACGGGGCCGATCCGGTTGGCTATATCCAGCACGATGCCGCGCTCAATCCCGGCAATTCCGGCGGGCCGCTGCTCGACCGTCACGGACGCGTGGTCGGGGTCAATACAGCCATTCCGCAGGAAGCGTTTTTCAATGTCGGCATATCGCTGGCCATTCCGTCAGGCATTGCCCGGGAGGTTGCCGAGACGCTGATGGAGCGCGGACAGCTGGAACGTGGTTATCTGGGCCTGACGGTGCGCGCCCTGCATGGCCCGCTGGCCAGCGCGATGGGACGTCAGAGCGGGGAAGGCGTGCTGATAGAGGCTGTTGATCCTGACTCGGCCGCTGCCGGAGCCGGTATCCGTGCCGGGCAGACGCTGCTGGCGGTCAACGGGATCGATCTGTCGACGCCGCGTGATCTTGCGCGCGCGCTTTTGCTGGCGCGTCCGGGCGAACGTGCGGCGCTAAGCCTGCATGACGGTCAGGCGCGCTACCGGGTGGAGGTCTGGCTGGACAGAAGGCCGGATAATCAGGATCTGGCGGCGAGCCGCGATCTGGGTTTTGAGCCTGTCAGCCGCCGTGGCTACGGGATCAGCTTTGCCGCCAGCGAAGGAGCTGGTGTGCAGGTGGCCTCGGTCGTGCCCGGCAGCCCGGCCGCGCAGGCGGGCCTTCGCGAGGGTGACGCCGTTCTGGCGATTGGCGCGACGGACATAACCGATGCTGGTGAGGCTCAGGTCCGCCTCATGCTTGCCCGCCGCCAGGTCGCCTTGCGGGTATTGCGTGGCGGTGACGATGTGCCCCGCTATATTGCGCTGGCGCTGGACGAGGGGGCGACAGCGCATGCGCCTGACCATGCGGCGTTCGCCGATGCGTCTGGCGGGCCGTTCTGA
- a CDS encoding response regulator transcription factor, translated as MRLTMRRSPMRLAGRSDNQPADQADPGRIQMQILMVEDEDVWADKATQAVSAEPDWTLERVATGREALARAASSAVDVLVIDRMIETDGTDGLQLLSRLRDMGVVAPALVLSSLGQTHQRVEGLEAGADDYLAKPFDAAELRARLKSLARRAGFAANPEVIVLGGLEVRAKARTAHWNGVHIPLSPQEFNILKLLADNPGQPVSRDTLWAEVWTDFPNLPPQINVIDVAVARLRRSIRAVVGEDLIETQRLKGYVLPLPADSFSV; from the coding sequence ATGCGCCTGACCATGCGGCGTTCGCCGATGCGTCTGGCGGGCCGTTCTGACAACCAGCCTGCTGATCAGGCAGATCCGGGGAGAATCCAGATGCAGATCCTGATGGTCGAGGATGAAGATGTGTGGGCTGACAAGGCCACGCAGGCGGTGAGCGCCGAGCCGGACTGGACGCTGGAACGCGTGGCAACCGGCAGGGAGGCACTTGCGCGCGCGGCGTCCAGCGCCGTCGATGTGCTGGTCATCGACCGGATGATCGAGACCGATGGCACGGACGGCCTCCAACTGCTTTCCCGTTTGCGGGATATGGGCGTGGTGGCACCGGCGCTGGTCTTGTCCAGTCTGGGCCAGACCCATCAGCGCGTTGAAGGGCTGGAGGCCGGTGCGGACGATTATCTTGCCAAGCCGTTTGATGCTGCCGAGCTGCGGGCGCGGCTGAAATCGCTGGCGCGGCGGGCAGGCTTTGCGGCCAATCCTGAAGTCATTGTGCTGGGCGGGCTGGAGGTCAGGGCAAAGGCGCGCACGGCGCACTGGAACGGGGTTCACATCCCGCTTTCGCCACAGGAATTCAACATATTGAAGCTGCTGGCGGACAATCCCGGCCAGCCTGTCAGCCGTGACACGCTTTGGGCGGAAGTCTGGACTGATTTTCCCAATCTGCCGCCCCAGATCAATGTCATTGATGTGGCGGTGGCGCGCCTTCGCCGTTCGATCCGCGCGGTTGTCGGCGAAGATCTGATCGAGACACAGAGGCTGAAAGGCTATGTGCTGCCGCTACCGGCAGATAGCTTTTCGGTCTGA
- a CDS encoding caspase family protein, with product MLGTAIRFITVLAGLTALGAAALADTPQRHALLIGASGYDEDRIGPGVELLGPRNDVALMIRALRAYDVPDANMLVLADGLEQTGIDFTAQGDPNRNEILAAFEAMLERARPGDEVLVYFSGHGSRQPQPEGAAVPEANGFDEIFLPLDIGSWEGAQGDRQAGVRNALIDDEIGEFLDALRARNIFVWLVVDTCHSGGANRGAGPGGEFRTRAVTEDMLGIPLEARTAAEQRAQTTRSGAASPRPDASIALGEGGFVAFYAAHSGQLALEGLMPKVGAAEARNNFGVMTFHIANGLLAGSVASYRDLAYRVLSGYNDWGSRAPAPLFEGDLDRALLGQGGTMRSPQWHARFLARDTAEIEAGFLEGVGEGAVFEIIVRDPDTQGPHPSFPGLYFVEAVEVGQTATRAVLTAFENNEAARALPGRTAYMTARLADPGVRLSLSISVEEVSGDVNAREQTALEALARLAQANPETLIAPIDFRDPGEPADVRIRVQDDAIWLLRGEPDIIATGRERSAHIAIDDTSTADALMSQIEGELRKLARVRNILNAASALQGANGLENLRHEAFVWRATPPRLTASARAADDWACSLPDPSAIPASAVSFEELGTSDLNALDLGHCDIIYIRLTNTGSRAIDVTPLYIDSQAGIHRLPFLGASTSTRIEPGEQPRIVWAGLRTFDWTSGYPASAGLERLVLLAVEREPDAAIPMDFSFLTQASLSRSADAAMNDAQRSPLGQLMSMAAFGGAATRSARARPALDAQAGTILFQWRLIPPGGGE from the coding sequence ATGCTTGGCACGGCAATACGCTTCATCACGGTTCTGGCAGGTCTGACGGCCCTTGGAGCGGCAGCTCTGGCTGACACCCCCCAGCGCCACGCCCTGCTGATCGGGGCTTCGGGCTATGACGAGGACCGGATCGGGCCGGGCGTCGAATTGCTGGGGCCGCGCAATGATGTGGCGCTGATGATCCGTGCGCTGCGCGCCTATGACGTACCCGATGCCAACATGCTGGTACTCGCCGACGGGCTGGAGCAGACGGGCATTGATTTTACCGCCCAGGGCGATCCCAACCGCAATGAGATTCTGGCGGCGTTCGAGGCCATGCTGGAGCGCGCCCGGCCCGGCGATGAAGTTCTGGTGTATTTTTCCGGCCATGGTTCGCGCCAGCCCCAGCCAGAAGGCGCAGCTGTGCCGGAGGCCAACGGCTTTGACGAGATATTCCTGCCGCTGGATATCGGTTCCTGGGAGGGCGCTCAGGGCGACCGGCAGGCTGGCGTGCGAAATGCGTTGATCGATGATGAAATCGGCGAATTTCTCGATGCCTTGAGAGCGCGCAATATCTTCGTCTGGCTGGTGGTGGACACCTGCCATTCGGGCGGCGCGAACCGGGGCGCGGGGCCAGGCGGCGAGTTCCGCACCCGCGCCGTCACCGAGGACATGCTGGGCATTCCGCTGGAGGCCCGCACCGCCGCCGAACAGCGCGCGCAGACGACACGCTCCGGCGCAGCCTCGCCGCGCCCTGATGCCTCGATTGCACTGGGAGAAGGCGGTTTCGTGGCCTTCTACGCCGCCCATTCCGGCCAGCTCGCCCTTGAAGGGCTGATGCCCAAGGTTGGCGCAGCAGAAGCGCGTAATAATTTCGGCGTGATGACCTTCCACATCGCCAACGGCCTGCTGGCAGGCAGCGTCGCGAGCTATCGCGACCTCGCCTACCGGGTTCTCTCCGGATACAATGACTGGGGTAGCCGGGCGCCAGCGCCCCTGTTCGAGGGCGACCTCGACCGCGCGCTTCTGGGCCAGGGAGGCACGATGCGCTCGCCGCAATGGCATGCCCGGTTTCTGGCCCGCGACACTGCCGAGATCGAGGCCGGCTTTCTGGAAGGCGTTGGCGAAGGCGCCGTGTTCGAGATCATCGTGCGCGACCCTGACACGCAAGGCCCCCACCCCTCCTTCCCCGGCCTCTATTTCGTCGAGGCAGTGGAGGTGGGACAGACCGCAACCCGCGCCGTCCTGACCGCCTTCGAGAACAACGAGGCGGCCCGCGCCCTGCCCGGACGTACCGCCTATATGACGGCCCGGCTGGCCGACCCCGGCGTGCGCCTGTCGCTTTCCATATCGGTGGAAGAGGTAAGCGGAGATGTGAATGCGCGCGAGCAGACAGCCCTTGAGGCACTCGCCCGGCTGGCACAGGCCAACCCGGAAACGCTGATCGCGCCGATAGATTTCCGTGATCCCGGCGAGCCTGCCGACGTGCGTATCCGCGTGCAGGATGACGCCATCTGGCTATTGCGCGGCGAGCCCGACATCATCGCGACTGGCCGCGAGCGCTCCGCGCATATCGCTATTGACGACACATCAACCGCCGATGCGCTGATGAGCCAGATTGAGGGTGAACTGCGGAAGCTGGCCCGGGTGCGCAACATCCTCAATGCCGCCAGCGCGCTGCAGGGAGCTAACGGGCTGGAAAACCTGCGCCATGAGGCCTTCGTCTGGCGGGCCACCCCGCCGCGCCTGACCGCCAGTGCCCGTGCGGCCGATGACTGGGCCTGCTCCCTGCCCGACCCGTCCGCCATTCCAGCCAGTGCCGTTTCATTTGAAGAGCTCGGCACCAGCGATCTCAACGCGCTGGATCTTGGCCATTGCGACATCATCTATATCCGCCTGACCAATACGGGCAGCCGGGCAATCGACGTCACCCCGCTCTATATCGACAGCCAGGCGGGCATTCACCGCCTGCCCTTTCTCGGCGCCAGCACGTCCACCCGCATCGAGCCGGGAGAGCAGCCGCGCATCGTCTGGGCCGGGCTTCGCACGTTCGACTGGACGAGCGGCTATCCGGCAAGTGCGGGCCTGGAACGGCTTGTCCTGCTGGCGGTGGAGCGCGAGCCGGACGCGGCGATCCCGATGGATTTCAGCTTCCTGACACAAGCCAGCCTCAGCCGGTCCGCCGATGCCGCCATGAACGATGCACAGCGTTCCCCGCTCGGCCAGCTGATGAGCATGGCCGCCTTTGGCGGCGCTGCTACCCGCAGCGCGCGCGCACGCCCGGCTCTCGATGCGCAGGCCGGTACCATACTGTTCCAGTGGCGGCTGATCCCGCCGGGCGGGGGGGAGTAG
- a CDS encoding alpha/beta hydrolase: MRILAVMCAGAAMLTWHGAALGQGCEVDPERVEALDLAALELELSEQVALYFDLADWQAECGDTARARSAYETARTLIASADRVEGAWAHGLINEARLEMAQGRFDRAREILDEAYAVLEEAGAVRARDFLYLMETALSVETAASGAGTAHSLEGAQAELAVLRARIAREDEEALTRDPGAGADADHVIVPVFYGTNRVRTGSEDPNAFYGVTAAPLDLGVVTVSVPRNREVGSIPRRRDYPGDLDQYRADYFILERVEPFADDYAFTRALGTAMDASERRELLVFIHGFNSDFRGAAERAAQLAVDLEIDGVPALYSWPSRASLLGYLADGREVNDANIRDLVDYLYLLMNGANADRIHIVAHSMGNRFLARALDQLAETYPNPPEPLFDQVVWASPDVDAEEFMDLLPRIDHLASGMTLYASSRDRALLLSRRINGGNARAGDSSPPYPVVVAGLSTVDTTAAGGRGLGHSDYAGPAMDDFRALIWLSLSPEERCILHTNTGELGQFYAVAPQTGGHCEPDVFKYSITALRRGGDGEPMELLQSAAALSGTAIAGRLDDVRQLIARLTGG; this comes from the coding sequence ATGAGAATACTGGCGGTGATGTGTGCCGGTGCGGCCATGCTGACATGGCATGGCGCCGCGCTCGGGCAGGGCTGTGAGGTCGATCCGGAGCGTGTCGAGGCGCTCGATCTGGCGGCGCTGGAGCTGGAGCTTTCAGAGCAGGTCGCGCTTTATTTTGACCTTGCGGACTGGCAGGCGGAGTGCGGGGATACCGCGCGCGCACGCAGTGCCTACGAAACGGCGCGTACGCTGATTGCCTCTGCCGACAGGGTTGAAGGCGCGTGGGCGCATGGGCTGATCAACGAGGCAAGGCTGGAGATGGCGCAGGGCCGGTTCGACCGGGCGCGCGAAATTCTCGATGAAGCCTATGCGGTGCTGGAGGAGGCCGGCGCCGTGCGGGCGCGCGATTTTCTCTACCTGATGGAGACAGCCTTGTCTGTCGAGACGGCGGCGTCCGGGGCGGGCACAGCGCACAGCCTTGAAGGCGCGCAGGCTGAACTCGCCGTCCTGCGCGCGCGCATTGCCCGCGAGGACGAGGAGGCATTGACGCGCGATCCCGGCGCGGGCGCCGATGCAGACCATGTAATCGTGCCGGTGTTCTACGGGACCAACCGGGTGCGTACGGGGTCTGAGGACCCCAACGCCTTCTACGGTGTGACGGCAGCGCCGCTGGATCTGGGCGTGGTCACCGTCTCGGTGCCGCGCAATCGCGAGGTCGGCTCGATCCCGCGCCGGCGTGATTATCCCGGTGATCTGGACCAGTACCGGGCAGACTATTTCATCCTTGAACGCGTGGAGCCCTTTGCTGACGATTATGCCTTCACCCGCGCGCTCGGCACGGCGATGGATGCATCAGAGCGGCGCGAGCTGCTCGTCTTCATTCATGGCTTCAATTCAGACTTTCGCGGCGCGGCGGAGCGTGCGGCGCAGCTCGCAGTCGATCTGGAGATTGACGGGGTGCCAGCGCTCTATTCCTGGCCGTCGCGGGCGTCATTGCTGGGCTATCTTGCCGACGGGCGCGAGGTGAATGACGCCAATATCCGCGATCTTGTGGACTATCTCTACCTGCTCATGAATGGCGCGAATGCGGACCGCATCCATATCGTCGCGCATTCGATGGGCAACCGCTTTCTGGCGCGCGCCCTTGATCAGCTGGCCGAGACCTATCCCAACCCGCCCGAACCGCTCTTTGATCAGGTCGTATGGGCCTCGCCGGACGTGGATGCTGAGGAGTTCATGGACCTGCTGCCGCGCATCGATCATCTGGCCAGCGGCATGACGCTGTATGCCTCCAGCCGTGACCGCGCCCTGCTGCTGTCGCGCCGGATCAATGGCGGCAATGCGCGCGCTGGCGATTCCAGCCCGCCCTACCCGGTTGTGGTTGCGGGCCTCAGCACGGTGGACACCACAGCGGCAGGCGGGCGCGGGCTTGGCCATTCGGACTATGCCGGCCCTGCCATGGACGATTTCCGGGCGCTGATATGGCTGTCCTTGAGCCCGGAAGAGCGCTGCATCCTGCACACCAATACAGGTGAGCTGGGACAGTTCTACGCGGTGGCCCCGCAAACCGGGGGCCATTGCGAGCCGGACGTGTTCAAATACTCCATCACCGCCCTGCGCCGCGGCGGTGATGGCGAACCGATGGAGTTGCTGCAGAGTGCTGCGGCCCTGTCAGGAACGGCGATTGCCGGCCGGCTGGATGATGTCCGCCAGCTGATCGCCCGGCTGACGGGAGGCTGA
- a CDS encoding CHAT domain-containing protein: MHTRNIACLARTLLVSTCLAGAAFTGSSFAQGSQACPEGSMEYACLRAEGYWAAQWAIQTSAARALSQVGARFASGDDALGLLVAERRRMADQRNAAERALYEALAITDPASREEATATARSALDTASARLGEIDATLSRDFPEYAQLTSPQPLSVEATQALLRADEALILILAGDRSTFVFAIDRDGIDWARVEVTAAELGEAVDLLRQGVDLDHGRGPWNAVAVQSSSATAGLPVFDRQAAFQLYQQLLAPIEARLEGKAHVYAIPSGALSSLPLALLVTEPPSGADSDVDALRQTAWLGRRYAMTVLPSPASLRSLTRFGASRASAPFLGVGDPCIGARAGAGCERAPASSGPQQRGGGTRGVFNASASTDGVFLADVEAVRALSALPNTRPELIALAEAFGAQPSQDLLVGDGATEANLRSTVDLSNRQVIAFATHGLIADELPGLTEPALVLTPPAQASEGDDGLLTASEIARDLTLDADWVILSACNTAAPGGAGADSLSGLASAFFYAGARALLVSHWVVDDAAARRITTGTLSAMNADPSAGRAEALRQSMLSMMDDPQFAHPAMWAPFVLVGQNRPAE, translated from the coding sequence ATGCACACCCGCAATATTGCGTGCCTTGCGCGCACCCTGCTGGTCTCCACCTGCCTTGCTGGCGCGGCCTTCACGGGCAGCAGCTTCGCGCAAGGCTCGCAAGCCTGCCCGGAAGGCTCGATGGAGTACGCCTGCCTGCGCGCGGAAGGATATTGGGCGGCGCAATGGGCGATCCAGACCTCTGCCGCCCGCGCCCTGTCACAGGTCGGGGCCCGCTTTGCCTCCGGTGACGACGCGCTGGGTCTGCTTGTCGCCGAGCGCCGCCGTATGGCGGACCAGCGCAACGCCGCCGAACGTGCCCTCTATGAAGCCCTTGCCATTACCGACCCGGCTTCGCGTGAGGAGGCCACGGCCACGGCGCGCAGCGCGCTGGATACCGCCTCTGCCCGCCTTGGCGAAATCGACGCCACATTGTCGCGCGACTTTCCCGAGTACGCCCAGCTCACCAGCCCCCAGCCGCTATCGGTCGAGGCGACGCAGGCCCTGCTGCGCGCTGACGAGGCCCTCATCCTGATCCTCGCCGGTGACCGCTCCACCTTCGTCTTTGCGATTGACCGGGACGGCATTGACTGGGCGCGCGTAGAGGTGACGGCGGCCGAGCTTGGCGAGGCGGTGGACCTGTTGCGTCAGGGCGTCGATCTCGATCACGGGCGCGGCCCCTGGAACGCGGTCGCAGTACAGTCCAGCAGCGCGACCGCAGGCCTGCCCGTGTTCGACCGGCAGGCCGCCTTCCAGCTCTACCAGCAGCTTCTGGCGCCAATCGAAGCGCGCCTTGAGGGCAAGGCGCATGTCTATGCCATCCCCTCCGGCGCGCTTTCCAGCCTGCCGCTCGCCTTGCTGGTCACAGAGCCGCCATCAGGCGCAGACAGCGACGTGGACGCGCTGCGCCAGACCGCCTGGCTGGGACGGCGCTATGCCATGACAGTACTGCCCTCACCGGCTTCCCTGCGCTCGCTGACACGGTTTGGCGCAAGCCGCGCCTCTGCGCCCTTCCTTGGCGTCGGTGATCCCTGCATTGGCGCGCGCGCCGGTGCTGGCTGCGAGCGCGCACCGGCAAGTTCCGGCCCGCAGCAGCGCGGCGGCGGCACACGCGGCGTGTTCAATGCCAGCGCGTCCACAGACGGCGTATTTCTGGCTGATGTCGAGGCGGTGCGTGCCTTGAGCGCCCTGCCCAATACACGCCCCGAACTCATCGCGCTGGCAGAAGCCTTTGGCGCGCAACCGAGCCAGGATCTGCTGGTCGGCGATGGAGCAACCGAAGCCAATCTGCGCAGCACGGTCGACCTGTCGAACCGGCAGGTCATCGCCTTTGCCACGCACGGCCTGATCGCTGATGAGCTGCCGGGCCTGACCGAGCCGGCTCTGGTTCTCACCCCGCCTGCACAGGCCAGCGAGGGCGATGACGGTCTGCTGACGGCTTCCGAAATCGCGCGTGACCTGACGCTGGATGCCGACTGGGTGATCCTCTCGGCCTGCAACACGGCAGCACCGGGCGGCGCAGGCGCGGATAGCCTGTCAGGCCTTGCCAGCGCCTTCTTCTATGCCGGCGCGCGGGCCCTGCTGGTCTCGCACTGGGTTGTCGATGACGCCGCCGCGCGGCGCATCACCACCGGCACACTCTCGGCGATGAACGCCGATCCGTCGGCAGGGCGCGCAGAGGCGCTGCGTCAGTCCATGCTATCCATGATGGATGACCCGCAATTTGCCCATCCGGCGATGTGGGCGCCCTTCGTGCTGGTCGGGCAGAACCGCCCCGCGGAGTGA
- a CDS encoding tetratricopeptide repeat protein, translating to MWSVFVLATALGSQTPDPYAALDGDAAAICANAERAMEAGRHNEAAAGFQMCEQATRRGLDLERGELWALQAHISRRLAAARQADGDATGAANATYMADRYEQLMGQLADLTRQSQARTLFQEGRYAEAEAISLVLLAEAEAGEHRVGAVHDRLYSLASALLPQGRAEEAIPLLERAVDEARRSGEGGEPEVYLNMLAEAYFDTARFSESAAILRDLYDRSGGAARSTYGNNLARALDGAGLHAEAEALLRSAVSDARADDGGVASNPHRLARVLFNLARNLAAQGRHEDAASLFAESAALTVQRRPAGHTDIIAAHTWLVGHTLANTHDAQTALSGARILSANLDRYLASGGEDADRQRAIQNAGEPQALFTLHTEAAWAAAHNEG from the coding sequence ATGTGGAGCGTTTTCGTGCTGGCAACAGCTCTCGGCTCACAGACGCCCGACCCGTACGCGGCTCTGGACGGGGACGCTGCTGCCATTTGCGCGAATGCCGAGCGCGCGATGGAGGCGGGCCGTCACAACGAGGCCGCCGCCGGGTTCCAGATGTGTGAACAGGCCACGCGTCGCGGGCTCGATCTGGAGCGCGGCGAACTGTGGGCCTTGCAGGCACATATCAGCCGCCGTCTTGCTGCGGCCCGTCAGGCTGATGGCGATGCAACCGGTGCAGCCAACGCAACCTATATGGCCGACCGGTACGAACAGCTGATGGGCCAGCTGGCCGATCTGACCCGGCAGTCGCAGGCGCGTACCCTGTTCCAGGAAGGCCGTTATGCCGAGGCCGAAGCCATCTCCCTCGTCCTTCTGGCCGAAGCAGAAGCCGGCGAACATCGGGTAGGGGCGGTCCACGACCGGCTTTACTCGCTGGCGAGCGCCCTCCTGCCCCAGGGGCGCGCGGAAGAGGCGATACCGCTGCTTGAACGCGCCGTTGACGAGGCCAGGCGCAGCGGGGAAGGCGGCGAGCCGGAAGTCTATCTGAACATGCTGGCAGAAGCCTATTTCGACACCGCACGTTTTTCGGAAAGCGCGGCCATCCTGCGCGATCTCTATGACAGGTCAGGCGGGGCTGCGCGGTCCACCTATGGCAATAATCTCGCCCGGGCGCTGGATGGGGCGGGCCTGCATGCAGAGGCCGAAGCCCTGCTGCGCAGCGCGGTATCCGATGCCCGTGCCGACGATGGCGGCGTGGCCTCCAACCCGCACAGGCTGGCGCGCGTGCTCTTCAATCTTGCCCGCAATCTCGCCGCTCAAGGCCGGCATGAGGATGCCGCCAGCCTGTTTGCCGAGTCCGCCGCGCTGACCGTGCAGCGCCGCCCGGCGGGTCATACCGACATCATCGCCGCCCATACCTGGCTGGTGGGCCACACACTCGCCAACACGCACGATGCGCAGACCGCCCTGAGCGGCGCACGCATACTCAGCGCCAATCTCGACCGGTATCTCGCCTCAGGCGGGGAGGACGCAGACCGCCAGCGCGCCATCCAGAACGCCGGTGAGCCGCAAGCGCTCTTTACGCTCCACACAGAAGCGGCCTGGGCCGCTGCCCATAATGAAGGGTAA